One genomic segment of Sanyastnella coralliicola includes these proteins:
- a CDS encoding SPOR domain-containing protein, giving the protein MQSSARILIIIGLLALSADLKAQDDLPWWKKMFRKETVDEMAEPEKTPPPVVTPVEDKAKEDKVMVEKPDTTVNLANTGETGYVTITLPPGLDRLDSLYMKEPPMVQGYRVQIYFGSLSQARELRGNFISENKDLPCYLVQNPPNFAVQIGDFRSELDAYRVQEELKAQFPNSIIVQTAIENP; this is encoded by the coding sequence ATGCAAAGTTCAGCACGAATACTAATCATTATTGGTCTTTTGGCCTTATCAGCAGATCTAAAGGCACAAGATGACCTCCCATGGTGGAAAAAGATGTTTCGCAAGGAAACAGTCGATGAAATGGCGGAGCCTGAAAAGACGCCTCCACCGGTTGTCACACCTGTTGAAGACAAGGCCAAAGAAGACAAGGTGATGGTAGAAAAGCCAGACACTACCGTGAACCTCGCGAACACGGGTGAAACTGGATATGTGACGATCACTCTTCCTCCAGGACTAGATCGTTTAGACAGCCTCTACATGAAAGAACCTCCAATGGTACAGGGTTACCGCGTCCAGATCTACTTTGGATCGCTCAGCCAAGCGCGTGAGCTACGAGGCAACTTTATCAGTGAAAACAAAGACCTCCCGTGCTACCTCGTGCAGAATCCGCCGAACTTCGCTGTTCAGATTGGAGATTTCCGCTCGGAGCTCGATGCATATAGAGTACAAGAAGAATTAAAAGCACAATTCCCCAATTCAATCATTGTCCAGACAGCGATTGAAAACCCCTGA
- a CDS encoding c-type cytochrome: protein MNLQSSRPSWGRKAIQGLVLLLAVTLTTSAFAGIFDEGDAANGEAVFNANCAACHSITNEVVAAPGLGGISERWGASDELLVKWIQNPQGAAESGDPYIANLVETYVGVYGWMSAQAVSEAEIKDIMAYIKAGPAEGPADGGDVAACPTYDELQANDDNDSAAIWFLILLVLFVIIAISSTNIQRSVKNAHRESEGLEPLPNVSYGEAIRAWAWKNIVFVSIIGLFVTAYVVTVAYQEAMDVGVYEAYEPEQPIKFYHSIHVCENEVDCQYCHSSASKSKHAGIPSTNVCMNCHKGIKKGSRWGEKEIDKIYAAIGFDRTSGQYIEDYEQQPIMWNKVHNLPDHVFFSHQQHVTVGNLECQNCHGDVATFKGGRIAPVEEVAAYADANPGAGIIKLTKPTLTMGWCIECHNKAKVNVVTSDNGYYQEVHDRLKEGRGYEEMLRYMEDEKITVKDLGGWECSKCHY from the coding sequence ATGAACCTTCAATCTTCGAGACCTTCGTGGGGTCGTAAAGCCATCCAAGGCTTGGTTCTGTTGCTGGCAGTCACGCTAACCACTTCGGCATTCGCCGGAATCTTCGATGAAGGAGATGCCGCGAACGGTGAAGCGGTGTTTAATGCGAACTGTGCAGCCTGTCACTCCATCACGAATGAAGTAGTAGCCGCACCAGGCTTGGGCGGTATTAGCGAACGTTGGGGAGCCAGCGATGAGTTGCTAGTTAAGTGGATCCAAAATCCACAAGGAGCAGCTGAGTCGGGTGATCCATACATCGCAAACCTTGTTGAAACCTACGTAGGGGTCTACGGATGGATGTCTGCGCAAGCAGTGTCTGAGGCGGAAATCAAGGATATCATGGCCTACATCAAGGCTGGTCCTGCTGAGGGCCCAGCAGATGGAGGAGATGTTGCAGCATGTCCAACTTACGATGAACTTCAAGCAAATGACGACAACGATTCAGCAGCCATCTGGTTCCTGATTTTGTTGGTTTTGTTCGTCATCATTGCGATCTCTTCGACAAACATTCAGCGTTCTGTAAAGAATGCTCACCGTGAGTCTGAAGGATTGGAACCGCTTCCAAACGTCTCGTACGGAGAAGCAATCCGCGCTTGGGCTTGGAAGAACATTGTCTTTGTTTCCATCATCGGACTCTTTGTTACAGCTTATGTTGTGACAGTGGCGTACCAAGAAGCAATGGATGTCGGTGTTTACGAAGCTTACGAGCCGGAGCAGCCAATCAAGTTCTACCACAGCATCCACGTATGTGAGAATGAGGTAGACTGTCAGTACTGTCACAGCTCAGCTTCAAAATCGAAGCACGCAGGAATCCCTTCGACGAACGTTTGTATGAACTGTCACAAGGGTATCAAGAAAGGAAGCCGTTGGGGAGAGAAGGAGATTGATAAGATCTACGCAGCTATCGGATTCGATCGTACCTCTGGTCAGTACATCGAAGATTACGAGCAGCAGCCAATCATGTGGAACAAAGTTCACAACCTTCCTGATCACGTATTCTTCAGCCACCAGCAGCACGTAACTGTAGGTAACCTCGAATGTCAGAACTGTCACGGTGATGTGGCTACGTTCAAGGGCGGTCGAATCGCTCCTGTAGAAGAAGTAGCTGCTTACGCTGATGCAAACCCAGGAGCTGGTATCATCAAGTTGACGAAGCCAACGCTCACAATGGGATGGTGTATCGAATGTCACAACAAAGCGAAAGTGAACGTGGTGACTTCAGACAACGGATACTACCAAGAGGTGCATGATCGCCTAAAAGAAGGACGTGGCTACGAAGAGATGCTTCGTTACATGGAAGATGAAAAAATTACAGTGAAAGATCTTGGTGGCTGGGAATGCTCCAAGTGTCACTACTAA